A genome region from Rhodopseudomonas boonkerdii includes the following:
- a CDS encoding TadE/TadG family type IV pilus assembly protein produces the protein MFRNFRFNFNSYVRDRQGNVAVIFALASVPLLSFMGGAIDHGRAAMIRSKLQGALDSAAIGAIVQKSTAFATAGSMSADGDVPGGSTTAINYFYANTASMSGYTINSVTAKVSRTNGIVTSSMQFSADVPTTFTSIIGFPKLTVTGVATATATMPQFIDFYLLLDNSPSMGVGATPADVAMMVNNTSDKCAFACHDTANKSNYYLLAKKLGVTTRIDVLRSATQSLMDTAAATQTYPNQFRVAIYDFGGSAATASLRPLFSLSSSLSSAKTAAGAIDLMSVNGQNDNNDQDTQFSSVIPAIDKAIANTGNGTANAPAKYLFFVSDGVADEYNPSGCLKKTTGGRCQSPLDPSLCTAIKNRGVKIAVLYTTYLDLPTNAWYNTWIAPFNKGPFGPSTNSEIATNMQSCASPGFYFEVSPTQGISEAMTALFQRAVADARISR, from the coding sequence ATGTTTAGGAATTTTCGATTTAACTTTAATTCCTACGTCAGGGATCGCCAGGGGAACGTCGCTGTTATCTTCGCGCTGGCCTCCGTACCGCTCCTATCGTTCATGGGCGGGGCCATCGATCACGGTCGCGCTGCAATGATCCGCTCCAAGCTGCAGGGCGCGCTCGATTCTGCCGCCATCGGTGCGATCGTTCAGAAATCGACAGCATTTGCCACAGCCGGCTCGATGTCCGCTGATGGCGACGTTCCCGGCGGCTCGACCACGGCGATCAACTATTTCTACGCCAATACCGCGAGCATGAGCGGCTACACGATCAATAGCGTAACTGCCAAAGTATCGAGAACCAATGGTATCGTGACGTCCAGCATGCAGTTTTCGGCTGACGTCCCGACAACGTTCACTTCCATCATCGGCTTTCCGAAACTGACCGTCACCGGCGTCGCGACCGCCACGGCCACGATGCCCCAATTCATCGACTTCTACCTTCTGCTCGACAATTCGCCGTCGATGGGTGTCGGAGCAACGCCCGCGGACGTCGCGATGATGGTCAACAACACATCCGACAAATGCGCATTTGCCTGCCATGACACCGCGAACAAGTCGAACTATTACCTGCTCGCCAAAAAGCTTGGCGTCACCACGCGTATCGATGTGCTGCGGTCTGCCACTCAAAGCCTGATGGATACCGCGGCTGCGACCCAGACCTATCCCAACCAGTTCAGGGTCGCGATCTACGATTTCGGCGGCAGCGCTGCGACTGCAAGCCTTCGGCCGCTGTTCAGCCTGTCCTCGAGCCTGTCGAGCGCGAAAACTGCGGCAGGAGCGATCGATCTGATGTCCGTCAATGGCCAAAACGACAATAACGATCAGGATACGCAGTTTTCGTCCGTCATTCCGGCGATCGACAAGGCGATCGCAAATACCGGAAACGGAACAGCGAACGCGCCTGCCAAGTATCTTTTCTTCGTCTCGGACGGCGTGGCCGATGAGTACAATCCATCCGGATGCCTGAAGAAGACCACCGGCGGGCGGTGCCAGTCCCCGCTCGATCCATCGCTCTGCACCGCGATCAAGAATCGTGGCGTCAAGATCGCGGTCCTTTACACGACCTATCTCGATCTACCGACCAACGCCTGGTACAATACGTGGATCGCACCGTTCAACAAAGGTCCCTTCGGACCGTCCACGAACAGCGAAATCGCAACCAATATGCAATCATGTGCGTCGCCGGGCTTCTATTTCGAGGTCAGCCCGACCCAAGGTATTTCCGAGGCTATGACCGCACTGTTCCAGCGAGCCGTCGCGGACGCGCGGATCAGCCGCTGA